In Nocardioides cavernae, a single genomic region encodes these proteins:
- a CDS encoding bifunctional 3'-5' exonuclease/DNA polymerase, whose amino-acid sequence MTRVRLSRLPGERVQVSEDGTTHEVALADLPGYVGEREPDDPRWVWDDTARWYPPLLAAGVRVARCHDLRLSRRLLARAPAVDPSLLGGDEAELWDRLRPATVTEPVLFSGHDALDHLRADVEDARQLAAIDASLEATRLRLLVAAESAGALAAAEMTHAGVPWRVDVHEALLTERLGPRPPRGARPRLLAECADDVRRLLDTPGLNPDSRPELLAALRRAGIEVTDIRASTLRAVDHPVVEPLLRYKSLAHLFSTNGWAWIDEWVRDGRFRAVYQPAGSATGRWSSNGGGALSFPVQVRSAAVADEGWVLVVADVAQLEPRVLAGMSGDRALARAARGADLYQGMVEAGAVATRQDAKLGLLGAMYGATSGESGRMVAGLTRRYPQAFGLVEEAARAGERGQVVRTLLGRGSPALGGSWDESPDAPPTDLDDLDRRRRSFGRFTRNFVVQGTGAEWALCWIADLRNRLWRLGGEGPLDERPHLVFFLHDEVVVHAPAGLADAVAAEVAEAASTAGRLLFRELPVDFPLNVSVVRSYADAGKPGT is encoded by the coding sequence ATGACCCGCGTCCGCCTGTCCCGGCTGCCGGGTGAGCGCGTGCAGGTCTCGGAGGACGGCACGACCCACGAGGTGGCGCTCGCCGACCTGCCGGGCTACGTGGGCGAGCGCGAGCCCGACGACCCGCGGTGGGTCTGGGACGACACCGCACGGTGGTATCCCCCGCTGCTGGCGGCCGGGGTGCGGGTGGCCCGGTGCCACGACCTCCGGCTGTCCAGGCGCCTCCTGGCCCGGGCACCCGCCGTCGACCCGTCGCTGCTGGGCGGCGACGAGGCCGAGCTGTGGGACCGGCTGCGGCCGGCGACCGTCACGGAGCCCGTCCTGTTCAGCGGGCACGACGCGCTCGACCACCTGCGCGCCGACGTCGAGGACGCGCGCCAGCTGGCGGCGATCGACGCCTCCCTCGAGGCCACCCGGCTCAGGCTCCTCGTCGCGGCGGAGTCGGCAGGGGCCCTCGCGGCCGCCGAGATGACCCACGCGGGTGTGCCGTGGCGCGTCGACGTCCACGAGGCGTTGCTGACCGAGCGGCTCGGCCCCCGCCCGCCCCGCGGCGCCCGCCCGCGGCTGCTCGCGGAGTGCGCCGACGACGTACGACGTCTCCTCGACACCCCCGGCCTCAACCCGGACTCCCGACCCGAGCTGCTGGCCGCCCTGCGCCGCGCCGGCATCGAGGTCACCGACATCCGGGCGTCGACCCTGCGCGCCGTCGACCACCCGGTCGTCGAGCCGCTGCTGCGCTACAAGTCCCTCGCCCACCTGTTCTCGACCAACGGCTGGGCGTGGATCGACGAGTGGGTCCGCGACGGCCGGTTCCGCGCGGTCTACCAGCCCGCCGGGTCGGCGACGGGACGGTGGTCGTCCAACGGCGGCGGCGCCCTGTCGTTCCCGGTCCAGGTGCGGTCGGCGGCCGTGGCCGACGAGGGCTGGGTCCTCGTCGTCGCCGACGTGGCGCAGCTCGAGCCGCGCGTGCTGGCCGGAATGAGCGGCGACCGCGCCCTGGCCCGGGCCGCGCGGGGCGCCGACCTCTACCAGGGGATGGTCGAGGCCGGAGCCGTCGCCACCCGGCAGGACGCCAAGCTCGGCCTGCTCGGCGCGATGTACGGCGCCACGAGCGGCGAGAGCGGCCGGATGGTCGCCGGGCTGACCCGGCGCTACCCCCAGGCGTTCGGGCTCGTCGAGGAGGCAGCGCGCGCGGGCGAGCGGGGGCAGGTGGTCCGCACCCTGCTCGGGCGGGGCAGCCCGGCGCTCGGCGGCTCCTGGGACGAGTCCCCCGACGCACCCCCGACCGACCTCGACGACCTCGACCGGCGGCGTCGGTCCTTCGGTCGCTTCACCCGCAACTTCGTGGTGCAGGGCACGGGCGCCGAGTGGGCGCTGTGCTGGATCGCCGACCTGCGCAACCGGCTCTGGCGCCTGGGCGGCGAGGGTCCCCTCGACGAGAGGCCGCACCTCGTCTTCTTCCTGCACGACGAGGTGGTCGTGCACGCCCCGGCCGGGCTCGCCGACGCCGTCGCTGCGGAGGTGGCGGAGGCAGCGTCCACCGCCGGCCGGCTGTTGTTCCGCGAGCTGCCCGTCGACTTCCCGCTCAACGTCTCGGTGGTGCGCTCCTATGCCGACGCCGGCAAGCCGGGGACCTAG
- a CDS encoding BCCT family transporter has translation MATGIEHPRDLPTPDLIDEPHPALDAAIEPTEPRETGLDKLVFGVTAVVSLAFLVWGFLSTDSLADASGSGLGWTMKNTGWLFVLTSSAFVVFVIWLALGKFGNIPLGRDDEEPEFRTISWVAMMFSAGMGIGLMFYGVSEPISHFVTPPPGTGAAGNTEAAQHAMATTMFHWTLHPWAIYAVVGLAVAYGVYRKGRLQLISSAFEPLIGRHAHGLGGKAIDMFAIFATLFGSATSLGLGALQIESGLQIVAGLGNTGNGVLVGIIAVLTAAFVLSAVSGVAKGIQWLSNINMVLAVGLALFVFIVGPTVFILNLVPTSIGSYVADLPMMAARTAAEGDEVSTWLSTWTVFYWAWWLSWTPFVGMFIARISRGRTIRQFVTGVLLVPSLISVVWFCIFGGAAINLQQNGTDIAGAGGLENQLFSTLEAYPLATVSSVVVMVLVGIFFVSGADAASIVMGSLSERGTIHPSRPTVIFWGVATGAVAAVMLLVGGPDALSGLQTITVIAALPFVLIMIGLAVALVKDLAQDPLVVRRKYAMEAVEAAVITGVTEHGDDFVFSVEKGELDTAKDEVEDEHEVHDEMHHELEMDHARR, from the coding sequence ATGGCCACCGGAATCGAACACCCGCGAGACCTGCCCACACCTGACCTGATCGACGAGCCACACCCCGCGCTGGACGCGGCCATCGAGCCCACCGAACCTCGCGAGACAGGCCTGGACAAGCTCGTCTTCGGCGTGACCGCGGTCGTCAGCCTCGCGTTCCTAGTCTGGGGCTTCCTCAGCACCGACAGCCTCGCCGACGCCTCGGGCAGCGGCCTGGGCTGGACGATGAAGAACACCGGCTGGCTCTTCGTGCTCACCTCGAGCGCGTTCGTCGTCTTCGTGATCTGGCTGGCGCTCGGCAAGTTCGGCAACATCCCGCTCGGTCGCGACGACGAGGAACCCGAGTTCCGGACCATCTCCTGGGTCGCCATGATGTTCAGCGCCGGCATGGGCATCGGGCTCATGTTCTACGGCGTCAGCGAGCCGATCAGCCACTTCGTCACGCCGCCGCCCGGCACCGGCGCTGCCGGCAACACCGAGGCCGCCCAGCACGCCATGGCGACCACGATGTTCCACTGGACCCTGCACCCGTGGGCGATCTACGCCGTCGTCGGCCTCGCAGTGGCGTACGGCGTCTACCGCAAGGGCCGCCTCCAGCTGATCAGCTCGGCCTTCGAGCCGCTCATCGGCCGCCACGCCCACGGGCTGGGCGGCAAGGCCATCGACATGTTCGCGATCTTCGCGACCCTGTTCGGCTCCGCCACCTCGCTGGGCCTCGGCGCCCTGCAGATCGAGTCCGGCCTGCAGATCGTCGCCGGTCTCGGCAACACCGGCAACGGCGTCCTCGTCGGCATCATCGCCGTGCTCACCGCCGCCTTCGTGCTGTCCGCCGTCTCCGGCGTGGCGAAGGGCATCCAATGGCTGTCCAACATCAACATGGTGCTCGCCGTGGGGCTCGCCCTGTTCGTCTTCATCGTCGGCCCCACCGTCTTCATCCTCAACCTGGTGCCCACCTCGATCGGCAGCTACGTCGCCGACCTCCCGATGATGGCCGCGCGCACCGCCGCCGAGGGCGACGAGGTCAGCACCTGGCTCTCGACCTGGACGGTCTTCTACTGGGCGTGGTGGCTGTCCTGGACGCCCTTCGTCGGCATGTTCATCGCGCGCATCTCCCGCGGTCGCACCATCCGTCAGTTCGTCACCGGCGTGCTGCTCGTTCCGAGCCTGATCAGCGTCGTGTGGTTCTGCATCTTCGGCGGCGCCGCGATCAACCTGCAGCAGAACGGCACCGACATCGCCGGCGCCGGCGGGCTCGAGAACCAGCTCTTCAGCACCCTCGAGGCCTACCCGCTCGCCACCGTGTCGAGCGTCGTCGTGATGGTCCTCGTCGGCATCTTCTTCGTCTCCGGCGCCGACGCCGCCTCGATCGTGATGGGCTCGCTCTCCGAGCGCGGCACCATCCACCCGAGCCGCCCGACCGTCATCTTCTGGGGCGTGGCAACCGGTGCCGTCGCCGCCGTGATGCTGCTCGTCGGTGGCCCGGACGCGCTCAGCGGCCTGCAGACCATCACCGTCATCGCCGCGCTGCCCTTCGTGCTCATCATGATCGGCCTGGCGGTCGCCCTGGTGAAGGACCTCGCCCAGGACCCGCTGGTCGTGCGACGCAAGTACGCCATGGAGGCCGTCGAGGCCGCGGTCATCACCGGCGTGACGGAGCACGGTGATGACTTCGTGTTCTCCGTCGAGAAGGGCGAGCTCGACACCGCCAAGGACGAGGTCGAGGACGAGCACGAGGTCCACGACGAGATGCACCACGAGCTCGAGATGGACCACGCCCGACGCTGA
- a CDS encoding VanZ family protein, protein MLHRHPFLSLLTLVYLGFVGLVTLTPGNEQPDYAGLAGRVLARLERYPDLDPVTSRLSVERIEFLANIGLFVPLGMFLLLLVGTRLWLVALAAGIVLTSMIEAVQREIPGRVSDPRDVAANSIGMFLGIALALVLTLPATLRRRRERG, encoded by the coding sequence GTGCTGCACCGCCATCCCTTCCTCAGCCTGCTGACCCTGGTCTACCTGGGCTTCGTCGGCCTCGTGACACTGACGCCGGGCAACGAGCAGCCCGACTATGCCGGGCTGGCCGGCCGGGTGCTGGCTCGCCTGGAGCGCTACCCCGACCTCGACCCGGTGACGAGCCGGCTGAGCGTCGAACGCATCGAGTTCCTCGCCAACATCGGGCTCTTCGTCCCGCTCGGCATGTTCCTGCTGCTCCTCGTCGGCACGCGCCTGTGGCTGGTCGCGCTTGCCGCCGGCATCGTGCTCACCTCCATGATCGAGGCCGTCCAGCGCGAGATCCCCGGCCGGGTGTCCGACCCTCGCGACGTCGCCGCCAACTCGATCGGCATGTTCCTGGGCATCGCACTGGCACTCGTCCTGACGCTCCCGGCGACCCTGCGCCGGCGGCGGGAGCGCGGCTAG
- a CDS encoding Acg family FMN-binding oxidoreductase → MTSTRLVPVETLHRIVEIAARAPSVHNTQPWRWRGGSRTLALYADTARRLPHTDPDARNLTLSCGAALHHAQVAAGALGWQTRVARHPDPDRPDLLAFLDLSPGPPPATADETLAALDRRCTDRRRFTAWPVPEERQSHLARIANHWGARAVALTDESERFIAERLVRRAHQLQWADPVARAEQEAWGHRGGDDGLPPDALPGGPDLAGGHPHRFEGAWEDRTATDLETSDGLLVFFDTDDDPAAWLRAGEGLGAMWLAATTAGLALVPLSQVIEVPETRAAFQTEVLGSLAHPLLLVRVGWRSTGRPPPARTPRRPVSEVLELD, encoded by the coding sequence ATGACCAGCACCCGCCTCGTCCCCGTGGAGACGCTGCACCGGATCGTGGAGATCGCGGCGCGCGCACCCAGCGTGCACAACACCCAGCCGTGGCGTTGGCGGGGTGGCTCGCGCACCCTCGCGCTGTACGCCGACACCGCTCGCCGCCTGCCTCACACCGATCCCGACGCGCGCAACCTCACCCTCAGCTGTGGTGCGGCCCTGCACCACGCCCAGGTCGCCGCGGGAGCGCTCGGGTGGCAGACCCGCGTGGCACGCCACCCCGACCCGGACCGCCCCGACCTCTTGGCCTTCCTCGACCTGTCCCCCGGTCCTCCGCCCGCCACGGCCGACGAGACGCTCGCGGCCCTGGACCGGCGCTGCACCGACAGGCGTCGCTTCACGGCCTGGCCGGTGCCGGAGGAGCGGCAGTCCCACCTCGCGCGGATCGCCAACCACTGGGGCGCGCGGGCGGTCGCCCTGACCGACGAGTCGGAACGCTTCATCGCCGAGCGACTCGTCCGGCGAGCCCACCAGCTGCAGTGGGCGGACCCTGTGGCGCGTGCGGAGCAGGAGGCCTGGGGGCACCGGGGCGGGGACGACGGTCTGCCGCCCGACGCCCTGCCCGGCGGGCCGGACCTCGCCGGCGGCCACCCGCACCGGTTCGAGGGCGCGTGGGAGGACCGGACAGCCACGGACCTGGAGACCTCCGACGGGCTCCTCGTCTTCTTCGACACGGACGACGATCCGGCTGCCTGGCTGCGCGCGGGCGAGGGGCTGGGCGCCATGTGGCTGGCCGCCACGACGGCCGGACTCGCGCTGGTGCCGCTGAGCCAGGTGATCGAGGTGCCCGAGACCCGGGCCGCCTTCCAGACCGAGGTCCTCGGCAGCCTGGCCCACCCGCTCCTGCTGGTCCGCGTCGGCTGGCGGTCCACCGGACGGCCCCCGCCGGCCCGCACCCCGCGACGGCCGGTGTCCGAGGTGCTCGAGCTGGACTGA
- a CDS encoding MBL fold metallo-hydrolase RNA specificity domain-containing protein, whose amino-acid sequence MRTSRDPTSIAALTFLGAVDTVTGSRFLVENGGVRVLVDAGLYQGLAVHRSRNWDPFPVDPAGIDHVVLTHAHLDHTGYLPRLVKDGFGGRVTCTAETADLAAIVLRDSAHLQQEDARYANYAGFSRHRPALPLYDDSDVEQALKLIDPVDLEHPLRLGPDVTLTLRSAGHILGSATAALRLGEHRVAFSGDLGRAHHPLLRPPADPPEADTIVVESTYGDRQHPPPDPQLLADAVSRTVARGGSVLVPAFAVDRTELVLLELRRLMERGDIPDVPVFVDSPMALAALDCYRRAASRGGPQLRPEARGLLADLDGPDVHAVHDVEGSMRLNRPRTPSIVISASGMASGGRVVHHLAHQLPDRRNCVVLTGYQAEGTRGRRLADGARQVKIHGHYVPVRAEVVTLTDFSVHADAHETVDWLSRAPVPPRTVYVVHGEPHSANALARRVSEELGWTAVVPRYGERVLVD is encoded by the coding sequence ATGAGGACATCGCGCGACCCCACCTCCATCGCTGCGCTCACCTTTCTGGGCGCCGTCGACACGGTCACGGGCAGCCGCTTCCTCGTCGAGAACGGCGGCGTCCGCGTGCTCGTCGACGCCGGGCTGTACCAGGGCCTGGCGGTCCACCGGAGCCGCAACTGGGACCCCTTCCCCGTCGACCCGGCGGGCATCGACCACGTCGTGCTCACCCACGCCCACCTCGACCACACCGGCTACCTGCCGCGGCTGGTCAAGGACGGTTTCGGGGGCCGCGTGACGTGCACCGCCGAGACAGCCGACCTGGCGGCCATCGTCCTGCGGGACAGTGCCCACCTGCAGCAGGAGGACGCCCGTTACGCCAACTACGCCGGCTTCTCCCGGCACCGCCCCGCACTTCCGTTGTACGACGACAGCGATGTCGAGCAGGCCCTGAAGCTGATCGATCCGGTGGACCTCGAGCACCCCCTGAGGCTGGGCCCGGACGTCACCCTCACGCTGCGATCGGCGGGACACATCCTCGGCTCCGCCACCGCCGCGCTGCGCCTGGGGGAGCACCGGGTGGCCTTCAGCGGTGACCTCGGTCGTGCGCACCACCCGCTCCTGCGCCCCCCGGCCGACCCGCCCGAGGCGGACACGATCGTGGTCGAGTCGACGTACGGCGACCGGCAGCACCCACCCCCGGACCCGCAGCTGCTGGCCGACGCGGTCAGCCGCACCGTGGCCCGGGGCGGGAGCGTGCTGGTCCCGGCGTTCGCCGTCGACCGCACCGAGCTGGTGCTCCTGGAGCTGCGGCGGCTGATGGAGCGCGGCGACATCCCGGACGTCCCGGTCTTCGTCGACAGCCCGATGGCCCTCGCCGCGCTGGACTGCTACCGACGGGCGGCGTCGCGCGGCGGGCCTCAGCTCCGCCCCGAGGCGCGCGGGCTCCTCGCCGACCTCGACGGACCGGACGTGCACGCCGTCCACGACGTCGAGGGGTCGATGCGGCTCAACCGGCCGCGCACCCCCAGCATCGTCATCTCCGCGTCGGGGATGGCCTCGGGCGGTCGGGTCGTGCACCACCTCGCCCACCAGCTGCCCGACCGGCGCAACTGCGTCGTGCTCACCGGCTACCAGGCCGAGGGCACGCGCGGTCGCCGGCTCGCCGACGGTGCGCGCCAGGTGAAGATCCACGGTCACTACGTGCCGGTGCGGGCGGAGGTCGTCACGCTCACCGACTTCTCGGTCCACGCTGACGCCCACGAGACGGTCGACTGGCTCAGCCGGGCACCGGTCCCTCCGCGCACCGTCTACGTCGTGCACGGCGAGCCGCACTCCGCGAACGCTCTGGCCCGGCGCGTCTCGGAAGAGCTGGGCTGGACGGCCGTGGTGCCGCGGTACGGCGAACGGGTGCTGGTGGACTGA
- a CDS encoding universal stress protein, with translation MDSRTSGAVVVGVTGRGRETSALRFAAEHARREGARVVLVHVGRVSLPTVPGLVVTPTDAIDVAERIVREVAEELEELVGGPVAHHAVAVTGVPSQVLVELSRDARLVVVQHRTSTALERLFVGSTTNGAAARCHCPLVSVPAGWEPPPGGTAEVVVGVHEAGVPRQVLQAAFSWADRTGAPLRVVHAWRLDAAYDDIITHRVDEEWRATQKRLLSAAVADHRDSWPTVPVEVEVRHQWPADVLVDDSRNASLVVIGRRGARGWIPEHLGSLARTVLRASMCPVMVVPVASDSQPSTDWELTADEVAPQT, from the coding sequence ATGGACAGCAGGACCTCAGGAGCCGTCGTCGTCGGGGTCACGGGCCGGGGACGGGAGACGTCCGCGCTGCGCTTCGCCGCCGAGCACGCGAGGCGGGAGGGAGCACGCGTCGTGCTGGTCCACGTCGGCCGGGTGTCGCTGCCGACCGTGCCCGGGCTGGTGGTGACGCCCACGGACGCGATCGACGTCGCCGAGCGGATCGTCCGTGAGGTCGCCGAGGAGCTCGAGGAGCTCGTCGGCGGTCCCGTCGCCCACCACGCCGTGGCGGTGACCGGGGTGCCCTCGCAGGTGCTGGTCGAGCTCAGCCGCGACGCCCGGCTCGTCGTCGTGCAGCACCGTACGTCGACCGCGCTCGAGCGCCTGTTCGTCGGGTCCACGACCAACGGGGCCGCGGCACGGTGCCACTGCCCGCTCGTGTCGGTGCCGGCCGGGTGGGAGCCCCCGCCGGGCGGCACGGCCGAGGTGGTGGTCGGTGTCCACGAGGCAGGTGTGCCGCGGCAGGTGCTCCAGGCGGCCTTCTCCTGGGCCGACCGGACCGGTGCGCCGCTCCGGGTGGTTCACGCGTGGCGACTCGACGCCGCCTACGACGACATCATCACCCACCGGGTGGACGAGGAGTGGCGGGCGACGCAGAAACGGCTGCTCTCCGCCGCCGTGGCCGACCACCGCGACTCCTGGCCCACCGTCCCCGTCGAGGTCGAGGTGCGGCACCAGTGGCCGGCCGACGTCCTGGTCGACGACTCGAGGAACGCCTCCCTCGTGGTGATCGGGCGGCGCGGCGCCCGAGGCTGGATCCCGGAGCACCTCGGTTCCCTCGCGCGGACGGTCCTGCGGGCGTCGATGTGCCCGGTGATGGTCGTGCCGGTCGCCAGCGACTCCCAGCCCTCCACTGACTGGGAGCTCACTGCCGACGAGGTCGCTCCGCAGACGTGA
- a CDS encoding gamma-glutamyl-gamma-aminobutyrate hydrolase family protein, producing MGGAPVVGLTTYREVAAWGVWNARADLLPTEYAASVEAAGGVPLLLPPVASPGAAARVVSRIDALVVSGGADVDPDRYGARPHARTAGWRPDRDSWELALLDAADEAGLPVLGICRGMQLMAVHAGGSLDQHTPDLVGHETHSPGGDAYGSIDVATETGSRLAALVGASVEVSCHHHQSVASHPGFTAVARAADGTVEAMEAAGDRWRLAVQWHPETRVEIGLMAGLVAAAREHAATGGR from the coding sequence GTGGGTGGGGCTCCGGTCGTCGGGCTGACGACCTACCGCGAGGTCGCGGCGTGGGGCGTGTGGAACGCCCGCGCCGACCTGCTGCCGACGGAGTACGCCGCCTCGGTCGAGGCCGCGGGCGGCGTGCCCCTGCTGCTCCCTCCCGTCGCCTCGCCGGGTGCCGCGGCCCGGGTGGTGTCGCGGATCGACGCGCTCGTCGTCTCGGGCGGGGCGGACGTCGACCCGGACCGCTACGGCGCGCGGCCGCACGCCCGCACGGCGGGCTGGCGACCCGACCGCGACTCCTGGGAGCTCGCCCTGCTGGACGCCGCCGACGAGGCGGGGCTGCCGGTGCTGGGGATCTGCCGTGGCATGCAGCTCATGGCCGTCCACGCGGGCGGGTCCCTCGACCAGCACACTCCTGACCTGGTCGGTCACGAGACGCACTCCCCCGGTGGGGACGCCTACGGCTCCATCGACGTGGCGACCGAGACGGGCTCGCGGCTGGCCGCACTCGTCGGCGCCAGCGTCGAGGTCAGCTGCCACCACCACCAGTCGGTGGCCAGCCACCCCGGCTTCACTGCTGTGGCGCGGGCCGCCGACGGGACAGTGGAGGCGATGGAGGCGGCCGGCGACCGCTGGCGCCTGGCGGTCCAGTGGCACCCCGAGACCCGGGTGGAGATCGGGCTGATGGCGGGGCTGGTCGCTGCCGCCCGCGAGCACGCGGCCACAGGGGGACGCTAG
- a CDS encoding NAD-dependent epimerase/dehydratase family protein — protein MRIVITGATGNVGSALVRRLVEDGGHELVGVVRRPPASEVSFPAMEWVALDLTDDADAEALHAACEGADAVVHLAWGFQPSHREAHLRALGVGGTGRVIDAVVATGVPHLVHMSSVGAYSPKQDDTPVDETWPTNGVPTSMYSRHKAAAERLLDELEVDAPDVTVTRVRPGIIGQRSAGSALLRYGLPALVPAALLRHVPVLPIDSGLVIPMVHADDVADALSRVLDARAPGAFNLAAEPPVTAQDVADTLGARLVHVPSAAVRAAVSASWHARVQPLDPGWIDMAYAVPLLDTTRARTELGWAPSTDATSVLAETLAGMQDTASSGTPVLRPRTVTGGLARALRRGPVSSRRAP, from the coding sequence ATGCGCATCGTCATCACGGGAGCCACCGGCAACGTCGGCTCCGCCCTGGTCCGACGGCTGGTCGAGGACGGCGGGCACGAGCTCGTCGGGGTGGTCAGGCGCCCACCTGCGAGCGAGGTGTCGTTCCCCGCAATGGAGTGGGTGGCCCTCGACCTCACCGACGACGCGGACGCGGAAGCGCTGCACGCCGCCTGCGAGGGCGCCGACGCCGTCGTGCACCTCGCGTGGGGCTTCCAGCCCTCGCACCGCGAGGCCCACCTGCGCGCGCTCGGCGTCGGCGGCACCGGGCGAGTCATCGATGCCGTGGTGGCCACCGGCGTGCCGCACCTCGTGCACATGTCGTCGGTGGGCGCCTACTCCCCCAAGCAGGACGACACCCCGGTCGACGAGACGTGGCCGACCAACGGCGTGCCGACGTCGATGTACAGCCGGCACAAGGCCGCCGCCGAGCGGCTCCTCGACGAACTGGAGGTCGACGCCCCCGACGTGACCGTCACCCGCGTGCGTCCCGGCATCATCGGCCAACGCAGCGCCGGCAGCGCCCTGCTGCGCTACGGACTGCCCGCCCTCGTCCCGGCCGCGCTGCTCCGGCACGTGCCGGTGCTGCCCATCGACTCGGGGCTCGTGATCCCGATGGTGCACGCCGACGACGTCGCCGACGCCCTGTCCCGGGTGCTCGACGCACGAGCGCCTGGTGCGTTCAACCTGGCCGCCGAGCCGCCCGTCACCGCCCAGGACGTGGCCGACACCCTCGGCGCCCGGCTCGTCCACGTCCCGTCCGCTGCCGTGCGCGCCGCCGTGTCGGCGAGCTGGCACGCGCGGGTGCAGCCCCTCGACCCCGGCTGGATCGACATGGCCTACGCAGTGCCGCTGCTCGACACGACCCGCGCGCGGACGGAGCTGGGCTGGGCGCCGTCGACGGACGCGACGTCGGTCCTGGCCGAGACGCTCGCCGGCATGCAGGACACCGCCTCGTCAGGGACGCCCGTCCTCCGACCTCGCACCGTCACCGGTGGCCTGGCCCGCGCCTTGCGTCGTGGTCCGGTCAGCTCTCGGCGGGCGCCGTGA
- a CDS encoding LysR substrate-binding domain-containing protein, producing MSIPLRIGFVTGATPDKWARHWRDRRREPLVLVPVTEADQLDGVRDGSLDMALVRLPVDRDGLHCVRLYDELQVAVASRDHVLAAADEEVTTGDLDDEQLVRPHPSGWTPTADQLDWPPMSEQDAIETVAAGTGVVVVPMSVARLHQRKDVVTRVVTDLEPTTIALVWLVDRDDDVTQAFVGVAKGRTANTSR from the coding sequence ATGAGCATCCCCCTGCGCATCGGCTTCGTCACCGGCGCGACCCCCGACAAGTGGGCGCGCCACTGGCGCGACCGCCGTCGCGAGCCTCTGGTGCTCGTGCCGGTGACGGAGGCCGACCAGCTCGACGGCGTGCGCGACGGGAGCCTCGACATGGCGCTCGTACGCCTCCCCGTCGACCGTGACGGGCTGCACTGCGTCCGTCTCTACGACGAGCTGCAGGTGGCGGTGGCCTCACGCGACCACGTGCTCGCCGCCGCCGACGAGGAGGTCACGACCGGGGACCTCGACGACGAGCAGCTCGTCCGCCCCCACCCGAGCGGCTGGACGCCCACGGCCGACCAGCTCGACTGGCCGCCGATGAGCGAGCAGGACGCGATCGAGACGGTCGCCGCCGGCACCGGCGTCGTCGTCGTACCCATGTCGGTCGCGCGGCTCCACCAGCGCAAGGACGTCGTGACCCGCGTCGTCACCGACCTCGAGCCCACCACGATCGCACTGGTCTGGCTCGTGGACCGGGACGACGACGTCACCCAGGCGTTCGTCGGCGTCGCCAAGGGGCGGACGGCGAACACCTCGCGCTGA
- a CDS encoding flavodoxin family protein → MTALVVHESHWGNTRAVAQAIADGLSDSDAGPVQVVDVGSAPSPLPDGVDLVVLGGPTHAFSMSRPTTRRDAHDRGAEPGHEDRGIREWLATLPAGGPACSVATFDTRAEQVRRLPGSAARSAARFVSRHRLGRMVASESFYVEDAPGPLVDGELERARAWGRALAAGRG, encoded by the coding sequence ATGACCGCACTGGTCGTCCACGAGTCCCACTGGGGCAACACCCGCGCCGTCGCCCAGGCGATCGCCGACGGCCTGTCCGACAGCGACGCAGGCCCGGTGCAGGTCGTCGACGTCGGGTCGGCACCGTCCCCGCTGCCCGACGGCGTCGACCTCGTCGTCCTCGGCGGCCCCACCCACGCCTTCTCGATGAGCCGGCCCACCACCCGGCGCGACGCCCACGACCGCGGGGCCGAGCCAGGGCACGAGGACCGGGGCATCCGCGAGTGGCTGGCGACCCTGCCGGCCGGCGGACCGGCGTGCTCCGTCGCGACCTTCGACACCCGAGCCGAGCAGGTACGTCGGCTGCCCGGCTCGGCGGCCCGCTCGGCCGCCCGGTTCGTCTCACGGCACCGGCTCGGCCGGATGGTCGCGAGCGAGTCCTTCTACGTCGAGGACGCCCCCGGCCCGCTCGTCGACGGGGAGCTCGAGCGGGCACGTGCCTGGGGCAGGGCCCTGGCTGCCGGGCGCGGGTGA